CGAATAGTATCAATCTTAGACAAATTCTATGCTTTGGTAAACGATATATCAGTTGGTTTGCCTGCAGAGATTGAAGCCAGACGCAAACAATATGAATACTACAGGAATAAACTGCTTACTTTCAAGAATAGAGCAGATACCCAAGGTAACTAAATGAAATATGATATTGTAACCCAAAGTCAGGAAAGCACTGTTGTAGCAAAATACGATTCCACCAAAAAAAAGGAATCTGCCTATCAAACTGAGGCAGCATTAGAAAAGGCATTTATAGAGTTACTAAAGGCACAAGCATACGAATATCTGCCCCTCTCATCTGAAGCT
The sequence above is drawn from the Candidatus Cloacimonas sp. genome and encodes:
- a CDS encoding restriction endonuclease subunit S yields the protein RIVSILDKFYALVNDISVGLPAEIEARRKQYEYYRNKLLTFKNRADTQGN